In Brachypodium distachyon strain Bd21 chromosome 5, Brachypodium_distachyon_v3.0, whole genome shotgun sequence, the genomic window AGGTGTAAGATTCTTATATATTCTGGGTTACATGGCTGCATATGAACATTAACCATTGTAAGCAACCCTACATCAAGAATTAAAAGAGCTCCATCACCTACCATGACTGAACAGAAATGCTAAATTTGTCTTCACACAGGGAAAAGTTCTAACAGATCAGAGTTGGAAAGTCCTGTATCTCACCTTCTGCGAGGGCTTTCTCCAAGACCTTCCAAGATGGTGAAACATTAATGCCTGCAAAAAAACCATCCAAAGAGCCCAAATTAGTAACAGAAGAAGTGGTCAACACAGCGACCGTTTCAAATATAAAAAGTTAAAGACTCACCTGAGCAACCAGCATCTGACTGCTTCTAACCATGCAGCCCCAGTTAACATCACTAGTGAACTTGGAATCGGATATGGCATCAAAACCTGTGGGGAATAAATCATGTCAACAACTTGGCACCAACTCTAGCACATTGTAATTTCAGCATACGCATGGTTCAGTAAGCAACAACCAAATCAACCTTTACCTTTTCGGTAAGTGACCCATATCCTCGACGAGAAGTCCTCCAAGAACGCGGCGTGCCCACTGTCGGTATCCAAGTCGCTCGACGACTCCTCAGACGAAAACTTATAGCATTTTCCAAGGAACCACACGTCGCCATTGGTCAGAACCTTGGCGCATCCCAGGAAACGCCACATCGAGCCGCCACCCACGAATCTCCTTAGAGCCCTCGACCAAGCACCACCATAGGACGGCCCGGAGGAGTGCCCTGGTGACTTGTTCTCAcacgctgccgctgcggccaCTGACGACGACGAATCCTGCTGCGCCTCGAAGATTGTGAAGACGCTAGAGAGGATCGAGCCCTTGCAGTGCTTCGAGCCGATGTCCTCCgaggcagaggaagaagctacggcagcggtggcggcgtctCCCTTGCGGCGTGAGGGCGAAGGCAGATCGGATGGTGGTGCTGCACCCCTCTCAGGCAAGCTCGTCATCACCTAACGCGGCATGTGTGCTGTCAGGCCGCCCCGCAACTCCCTACCAAAAGCAAACGAAATCAATCACCGCTCACGTAACGTAATCGCGGCACGACGTCGTATACTTCCTTCGTGCAAGGGGCAAAGCTGAGCATCACGCTGAGAAGTTCCGGACCATGGCGCGACGGTAAACATAACCTACACGCTACGGGCAACATAACTTGACCCGCAATCGGGGGCAAGGGGCCAAGGCAGGCGGTGGAGCAGATTGGAAGCAATTGAATTGACTAGGCACGAAATCGAAGCAATCCAGGTGTCCCTAGGCATGGGGAATCCGCACATCGCGCGCGCGGCATCGCTGTTTGCgagagcaagaagaagaggagggggggAGAGATGGGAGGGGGTTTGCTTACCGGCCCGCGTGCGATccggccggcgcgcgcggAGAAACGAAGATGGGGGGACGGCGGGAGCGCCGGGAcgggaggcagcggcggagggcgcgaggtgggaggaaggggagaggaggggagagAGGCGGTGGCGTGGCGGGGGTAGGAAGGCGATGGCGagtcggggaggaggaggactcgagtggaagaagagaagagggcagggaggagctgctgctgctgagggaAGTAGGTGCTGCCGGTTTGTTGGGCCCCCGGGGTCAGTGGGAGGCGCAACCAAACCCAACGTGTTATTTTTGGTGGTGCAGCTTCCGTGCGAGCGTACAATTCCgtttttatattattttttgttcccctaaaaaaatgtttttttgccAGTCAAATTTTCGCATGCTTGAGTACTTCTGTAagttcgctcaaaaaaaaaaaggtacttCTATAACTCGTTCCGTTTGGGTTTagaattttaaaatttgtttTGGATTTTAAAAACCGACTTGTTTAAGTGGCATGGAACCGGGTATAGGAATTCAGGGTGAGATTTTATGTGACCCCATCTATATCGATCTAATCCAATTCCTCTCTGAGAAGGCATCGTTTCCTTGAATTTCCTTCTCGTTCTAAAAATTCATGTGGCAGTCGACAAAAATGGTTTTTGTATCCAAAATTCGAAATCAACTAATTGAAATTCTACTAAAAATTGATTCACTTTATTTCTACGAATTTTTATAGTTtgattttttcaaaaaacGAGTGTTTTTTATAGTGTTGTGTTTTtattaaacataagaaaaCGCAAACGTAAAACGAAAACTGACAGCAGAGATCACCGATAATAAGactaaataaaaattaaaagtttTGTCGGTGTCTTTTGATTCTCAATGGAATATCATGAATGCACAAGTTGAATTAGCCACActtgttttgaaaaataaactaATCCTATGTGAATCATTCGTCTGAGATATTGGAAACCTAGGATCGCCGTGCGGCGAAACCgccgattttttttaattgtttaTAGTGGGAAAACTGATACCACTAGATTCAaccggtttttttttcttgccgGCAGAATCTGAACGGGCACGTTAAGGAGACCAAGGAGACGGAACGTGCCAACCATCCCATCGTTTCAATAATCAAATGCTCACAGTGGAGAATCACTGAAGAAGAAATTGCACGGTGCTCCTACGTACCCATCCATACGTGCAAGGTCGCTTTCAAGCATAAGCTAGCAATGGCCGGCCGGGAAGACGCATATATTGATATAATGGTATATACTTGGTTAACTGCATCAAGATTAGCACTTCCTCCTTTCTCAATATCACAATGAAcggcttgtctttttttttgtgcagaACATGTAAAGCAGTCCCTTTATTTCCACGGAGAcgaggacggaggaggaggaaaacgAGGAGAATAGAGAAGACGCGTGAGCAATTGGATCTAGATCCAACGGTCCAGAAATTCCGACTTTGTTTCGTGAAAAAAGAATAGCTActtgacaaaaaaatatgggCCCCTTGTGTCAGGTGCATGCATCCGGCCGGCGGGGCATGTTCCCGTCTGGATTGACCAGGTGTTAGCCGGGTCATTGGTTACCTAAACGCGCAGCTAATCATAACCTTCCATACATAAAAATATTTACATTCATTTTCAATAATGACTCCGCCTGCTTGATTATGTTACGAGATGAGATGCGGTACCTCCTTGGCCACCGCCATCACCCCGAGTCGCCGTGGTCCAGTCGCTGTCTCCGTCGGTCCGCTGCCGTCGTGGAGGCAGAAAGGGGGATCGGTGCGTGGGGCGGAGACATCACCCTGCGCCGCCGTGGTCGCCTCGCTGTCTCCGTCGGTCCGCTGCTGTCGTGGAGGCATAAAGGGGGATCCGTGCGTGTGGCGGAGACATCACCCCGTGCCGCTGTGGTCGCCTCGCTGTCTCCGTCGGTCCGCTGCTGTCGTGGAGGCATAAAGGGGGATCCGTGCGTGTGGCGGAGACATCACCCCGTGCCGCTGTGGTCGCATCGCTGTCTCCGTCGGTCCGCTGCTGTCGTGGAGGCATAAAGGGGGATCCGTGCGTGTGGCGGAGACATCACCCCGTGCCGCTGTGGTCGCCTCGCTGTCTCCGTCGGTCCGCTGCTGTCGTGGAGGCATAAAGGGGGATCGGCGCGTGGGACGGAGAAGATTTGGTCTTTTTCCCTTCTCTCGTAGGGAATGCTCGTGTTGGAcaagggaggcggcgggcggagatagagaggaggcggcggacggAAGGGGAGGAAAGGCGAGTGGTGTTTCTCCTTGCGGGACAGGGAGAAAAGAACGCTCTCTTTTTTGTCCTGCGAGAGCGCGGATTCGGTGAGGAGTAGGGCGGAGGCAGGGGCTCgttgaggaggagggcgggggcgcgggagggaggaggggcggcaCACAGGGGAGGAGCCGGTGGCGGCTCGGTGAGGAGAAGAAATTGGATCGGGCTAAGCTCCGGAGTATTTTTGTTGTCAGTTGGAGGAGAGATGCAGGGACGGGGGCAGTGCGTGGCTTTGGCGGTGGCATGGAGGGTAAATTTTTTGAAGTGTCGCACGGACGGTGACGCACAGACTGTGGTTTAaagaatactccctccgtcccatatttaGTGACAttctgttacatgtatctaaacgtcttttaaacataaattcattcatatttggacaaatttaagtcacttaatatatagaatggagggagtagtaaagaCTAGCGGAGTGCCATACGTTGCTACGGAACGATTAAAAAACTACTAACACAGAATAGTATTCCTAAATCACTGTTAACCACAATAGGCCCGATATCTTTAATCTGAACGATCACCTCAACCATCTCTTCTTGATGTAGAGCATGTAAAGATTGTCTTCACTTATTTCTTCGTATGTCTATTGGACATTAGGTCAAGAAGACTGCACGCCCCACATGTGCAatacaaaactgaaaacatATCTAATTATTAGATCATGTTACAACTCTACAATTTGTTCATTCCTGTATGTAGGTTCAGAGACCTCAAATGCCACTTATCTACTTCTGCAATCAAGCTCTCTATCTCTTACTATTGAACTTCTACCTCTCCTTGCTGCTATATACATGATGtaatgctgtttttttttctgagaacACTAATCTCCTGAAAGCATACGAATCTAAGGGGGACACAAAAGAAATCCATGCTATGCTAACACTGAATTTCTTGAAGTGTGTGTGTCCATGTATTTCAATACACTTGAGGACAAACTCTAAATCTGATAAGAGTAGGTGCAAGAAGTGCCTAAACCATTGATGGTTAACTAAAAAATCATTCTCCTTTTCTCATCAAATACCTATTTTGTACGTTTACTTCCATTCAACATATCAGCACACAAGCAATCAAGATAGCAATTTTGATTCTTGGTGCCCTCAAGTGCAAGGTCTCACCAGATTGGTACATGTTGGGGATGCGCTAATCTGATTGGAGATTTGATCCTTAATCTCCATGGAATTTTTCCGGCTCTCCTGGTCTTCCAATTTCCCCAACAATGTAGATTGATGTTCCCCGTCAGAGCGGCTCTCATgtgttttttgagagagaataACCCCTACTGGTTCATGAAGCCACTGATTTTGAAAATACCGAACACTCCTATATATGACTGTATGAACTCCATCAGTACCTGCAAAATTAGAAACCCTGTATGAATTCCTAAGTGAACTCCATCAGTAATCCTACACATCTTTGTGTTCTCCGGATGTCCAGGTATGCCATACTCACAAGTCGCCATCACCGaacagaaaattgtatctaCGCATGTCAATAAGAGCAACCTTACCAATACAAACCATAATTTATGCAGACAAAATAACAGCCAGTGGTCAAAACTAATACAAAGTCAGAGAGCTACAAGAATCATCACCAAACATCAGCTACACTTGAAATGTTAATGATATGAATGGAAAACACATGCATTCCTCTTGTGCTTACTCAGATAAAGAAATGTTCATACACATTCAAGTTGAAGAGAGCAGATCTTATGATGCTCAAATAGAAGATGAGTCAATATCAGCAAGTAGTTGAGAGCAAAAGCAACTTGATGGCTCTGAcaaaagcaagcaaagcaatcACTATTACTATGCAATGGACTGAAATTGAGAAGTCCAATATGAGAAGTCCGGCCATGTGTCCCAGACCTGAAGTACACAAATTGTATCATCTAAATGAACTGGCAACTGATTTATTTGTCGAAATCATAATTTGGAAGACCTTCATATTAGTACTGCTTGAGTTTGGCTGGCTCAGGGAAGATACCATTAGAAGGATTTAATAAAATGTGCAAATTTATTGTGTTCCCAGGAGTACAAAAATGTAATTCCAAATTTCTTGATGGTGTATTGCTAGTTATTGTTCAAAAATGACTGTTAATACTGCAATTCATCACAAGCACAATTGTAATAAGAGCTTTGCCCTTATGAccgatttaaaaaaaacttacaacCACAGCAGATAAACTAAGATGGGAAACTAATAATTACGATTAAGGGAAGCCCTTCTATTAGAGTTTGGTGACGGTGCTTTATTTTTGTGACGGGGATTGTTACGACCGTCAAAAAGATCATATTTGTAACGGGCATAATACTAACGACACGAAAATATTCATTTCCGTGTCAGGCATCAGAAGAGTCATCACAAAATTAATTATTGTGACGGGCATAGTACTACCACAcgaaattatttattttcgtGTCCGGCACCAGAACCCGACACAAAAAATCAACATTTTCGTGTCGGTTTTAACTATTTACGTGTCGGTTCACCGTCACAACAAGCACATATTTGTGGCTGTGATGCTGTACCCGTCACAAAAATAACACCATCacaaatattgtttttatCACTTTTGTGAAGCAACTACCATATTTCTTGCTCTAAAGAATCtaaaaaaatttgaacatGCATAGGACTATATTTTGTAGATTCTAGTTGAGTATGGTAATTTTTTACTTGTTGGATATTATTTAGAATTAATATGTATTTTAgccaaatttatttaaaaaaccCAAATGTGCTCCGAAAAATACGAAAATCATCTAGGGGTCCATTTAGGAACTAACAAGGTTGCCATAATGTTTTGAATCCATTTGAGAGAACAATGACCATACATTGCATTGTAATGGTGGCATCTCATAAGATGTGATATGATCTTTTGGAATGAGAGTGTGAAGTTAGTAATGCAAATGAAGCTTATCAACTCATAACTAATTAATAACAAATCCAACCAATGTGGTTCTGTTTGATGTAGTCTTCATTTCAATTTATTAACATGTTGtaacaataatatcacatgGTGTTCCTCCgaaaaaatgatttttcaATTTCTAAATCCAAAAAATTGtgtattttgtgaagcaagcACAAGTTTTATGGTTCAAAAGCGCACATATTAAATTTTCACACATATTAGAACATATTTAAATCTTTTTTTATACATTTTCTTatttaaatgaatttctaGCGATTTCCaaaagtaattcaaatttgttctaaaaaaaaattgtgccctAGGGTTTGAGGGGTGGTATAAATATAATACCGCCCCCCCTCCTGtccttctctctttctcctcaCCCCCCCTCTTCCCCcagccgcctccctccccccgTACTCTCTTCTCACCCCACGCGTGCCTCCCTCACCCCACgagcgccgccctcctcccctcccggACGAGCCAGCCCCGGCCCGGATCCGGGCTTCCCCGACCCCGCACAGCCGTCGGATCCAGGCGCCCCCGGCCACGGCCCCTTCCCCACTTCCCCGCTCGACAGCGGCCCCCGCCCGTTTCCCACTTGCTCGTGCGACGGCGGCCACCGTCCCCTGCCCACCTTCCCGACGACCATCTCCACCCCGACATTCGCCACCGACGGCTGCCGCCGTCACAGCGCCACCCCACCTCCcaacgtcctcgccggcctaGATCCGCCCGCCCTGGGGGCCGCAGCCGCGAGATTCGGCTGCCATCCGGGTGAGTTTCCTCTcgttctctccctccctccatctGGATGTTGTATTGTTCTATAAATTTGAATGTTGTAATGTTCTATCAATTTAACATTTTGACTAAAATAGAGCGTTGTGCTTGTGCAATTGTGACTCTGTGAGTGATGTGCAATTGACAGAAATTAAGTGTTGTAGTTGAATGGGTGTTCAGTAGTAGCTCTTATTGCTACAGAATTTATTTGTTAAGTGCTATGAATTCAAGTGGTACTCCACTTAATTGTTCAGTTATGTAATCTGAAAAGCTATATTGTTAAGTCCAGAAGGGCTTGAAGCCCAGAGTATTGTTGTTTTCTTGCATTGAATATTCTTCTGTATATACCGTTGATCCGAAAGGTCCCATTTTTGTATCAAATAGACTATACAAGTCTAGTTTCTTTGCTCTCTGAAGAATCTGTTTCTCTGACTCATGCTATTGTATTTAGTGGTCAATGGAGTAGTATGTTGCTATATTATTGATGATGGACTTATCCTTTGTTCTTTCTCTGATAGCCTTATGGCAGACTGAAGTGATGGACCAATTGGTAGTCTCCCTAAACATCTCCTTGTAGAAATATTCACTCGGTTACCAATCTGTGAGTGGGTTCAAATATCATGTGTCAGCATGCATTGGGCAAGTTTATTTCAAGGAGAATACTTGTGGCACGATATGATTTTCAGCACATAAGTGCCACGATGATTATCTAATTTTTCCCTTAATTCTTGAACTGCACATATGGATGCAGATGCTTTTTACTGAGCTTGGAAAGGAACCACCAGCACACTTATTCCGTCGTCGGCAACAAGTGCAAGTGCAGTTTCACGTAGGTATATTCGTCAACTATGCATATATAACATAATTGAAATGTTGATAGTGCCAAGAAACTGATGGCAGTACCTTTTGTAATTGGGATGACCTATTTAATTAACCTAGATCCAAAGTGATGGAACAGATGGTGCTGGAACCAATGCTGATCAATGTGGAGATCAATGACACTGCTATTGACTTGGAGCCTTGACCAACAATCTGATGTTGACAGTGAAGCTGATGTTGATCCTAGTAGCGgtgatgtatttattttgatgcaTGAACCTAGTAGCATATGGTGATGTATTGACACAAAATGATGTGTAGTATGACTTTTGTGGGTTCTTATTTGGATGAATGCAATGTGCCGTCGATCTCATGCATTTAATTGCTGTGCATATATCTTGCTATTAAAAAACTGATTTGTAACTATTTATTAAATTTCTGCAGATCCcaattgtgattttttttctgaatgtGTTCATTTTTCTGTCGGTTATTGGACCGTTAGAAAGAATGTTTTTCTGACGgcattatttttttttttgtcggtTACTGGACTGTCAGAAAACAGATATTTCTGTCGGTTGAAACCGACAGAAATTGTTTTCCTGTCGTTTAGCCGTCAAACTAAAACGCGCCGGGGCATGTTCCCGTCTGGATTGACCGGGTGTTAGCTGGGTCATTGGTCACCAAAACGCGCAGCTAATCATAACCTTCCATTCATAAAAATATTTACATTCATTTTCAATAATGACCCcggctgctagctagctaagcagACAAGCTGGAGAATCATACGCACACTTGCAGACTGGCATCAAACCAAGCTGGCGGCCAGAATATATAGACGATGATTCGGTGAAGGCGTCGTTGCAAGCAGAGATCGATTGATGAGCAAGAGGCTGATCGGACAAGGAGAGGATtcagagaagagaggagattACGAACATGGTGCAGGGGACGCTGGAGGTTCTGCTGGTCTGCGCCAAGGGCCTCGACGACTCCGATTTCTTCAGTAatcattcttcttcttcttcgtcttcgagTTTTCTCTTCTAGTTCTAGATCAGATCGAACCTTTGTTCCTTTCTCGCCAGAATCGATATATTATATACTCTGCAAACTGCAAGTCGTAGCCGTGTATGATCTCTGTTCATGGTAGCTGCATATGTACAGAAAAAGAGTAACTAGCAGAGAATTGATTGTGTTTGGTCTGGATTCATCAGAAGCGCATGGATCTATGTCTTCTAAACCTTTCTCGTTCGATGTCTAGTTCTATATCTTTCTTGATGCCATTAACTGATTGATTGGCTGGTTGGTTTTGCTGGATCTTCAGACAAGATGGACCCATACGTGATCCTGACCTGCCGATCTCAGGAGCAGAAGAGCACCGTTGCAAAAGGCATGCACATATAATCGTCTCTCTGTATCATGAATTAACTGAACCCCGATCtgctcatctcatctcatatCTTTGTTTGCTTGGACCGGTGGATGCATGTATACTACCAGGAGCGGGAGGCGAGCCCGAGTGGAACGAGACCTTCGTCTTCACCGTCTCcgtcggcgacgacgacgacgcgccgGAGCTCATCGTCAAGATCATGGACAGCGACGAACTCTCGGCCGACGACTTCGTCGGCGAAGCCACGTAAGTGCATATATACTCGATCTCTGCAAATAGGGTCAATTCatgcaaatttgcaaaaagTTCAGAGCACCAATTTctctctgaagtctgaagccTTCAGCTCCTGCTGGTGGTgactctgaagtctgaactgaACTTTGACATGGAACACTATTGACTTTCTTTCTTCAGTATCCCCCTGGAGGCGGTGCTCCTGGAAGGCAACCTGGCCCCGGCGGTGCACCGGGTCGTCAAGGAGGATGAGTACTGCGGGGAGATCAAGCTTGCTCTCACCTTCACTCCAGAAGATCATCAGGTAATTAACATTTAATTAGTTTCTGCCATTTAAGTACTGCAATTCTGTGTTGGAAATCAGAGAATGTATGATCGATGGCTGGCCGTCTGATCTGCTGCGAATTGTTCTGCAGGCAAGAGCTCGCCGTCACGGCTacagagaggaggaggaggaggaggaggtctaCGGCGGCTGGAAGTTATCAAACTGAGGTGCTTCGTCAACAGCAGGAGGACTAGATCTGCCTATCTATCAACATGAAGATATCTCATGTCTTCAACAAATTGATGTCCATGCAATCGAATCAATCCCAAGAAGCTGCAGGGTCATGCATGTATCCATCTTGACGATTATATACATGATTGAGAAATGAGTAGTGAAAAAACGTTACTCTAGGAGAAATTTCATGTCGGTGTACTGATTAAGCGATTCATCGCATCCTCTTGAGGAATGCACTGGtgataatttatatttttctatgaGTACATTATTATTAGATTATTGCGTGAGTTTCTTGGAGGTTTTACTTGGCCGATCGCTAGCTCCTGGTCTCGGCAGCTTGCTAGCATGTGAGGAGGCGATTGCATCATCTTTTGCCTCTCGTTCTTGCAGTTTTAGGcttctttccttcttcttttcccaatTCGTGTAGACCCTAGGTGCTTCATCAATTTCATCCTTTTTTGATTTGGAAAACTCGTCTCTCTTTTTTGAGCGAAATTTGAAAAAACTCGTCGGTGATGGGTGAAGACGATAGGAGAAATTTAGCGATATGGCCCAGCGGTGAGGATGACCGGCCCATGGCCGATGGTGCTTCAACAGTACAGTAAGCGGCCCGCGGCCCACATACGGCCCATGGACCACAGGCCGCCGGCCCCACACCCAGCCACACAGACAGAGCAGAACGAAACCCAATCCAATCAGAGCTCGCGGGTGACGTGGCGCTCAGTCCGCTCGTCTCCTTCCTTCTCCGCTTCTTCAAATCGAAGCGAATCAAATACGCATCTGGATCCGCGCCTCGAAGCTGActtcctctttctctcccccacgcatcttcttcctcctcccggcgatcccgccgctgctgctatATCATCATCGTcacgcgcgcgcggccgccaggaggagcagcagcagcatcccgTTAGCAGCAGCGATGGCGGCGGTGAAGAAGAACGCTGGGGTGCTCGCGCTCTTCGACGTCGACGGCACCCTCACCGCGCCCCGCAAGGTACCGCCTCACGACCCGCTCATTTGGCTCGCGGCTGATACGGATACCTGTGCCGTGCTGTGAGAGTAATGGGTCGTTGTTTGCTTTGTGTCTGTCGGGCCGTGTGTAGGAGGTGACGCCGGAGATGCTCGAGTTCATGAGGCTGCTGCGCGAGGTGAGCGCCGCCCCCTGAGACCTACTACTGTCGTTCGTTCTTCTCGCTGTTGTTTGTTCCCCTTTCCGTAGGGGTTGCAGTTGCAGTGTGCGGTTTACTTACAGTGTGTGGGTGGTGGTTGTTTTGGGAGCAGAATGTGACCGTGGGCGTGGTGGGTGGATCCGATCTGGTCAAGATTTCCGAGCAGCTCGGCAAATCAGGTATCCAACCACCTATGCGTATACTCTATTCATATTTTCTGCAGTTCTGCACACATTCAGTTAGCTTCGATTAGTGGCAGCGAGAGAGTTCGGCTAGATCCCTGAGTTCTCTCGATACTGCATTGCTTGAACATCCACCCTGTAAGCATCTGGGTTTGATCCTTTGTTTATGTGTCTGCAGTTATTACTGACTATGATTATTGCTTCTCTGAAAACGGTCTCGTTGCGCACAAGGACGGGAAGCTTATCGGAACGCAAGTAAGTCCACAAACACCTTATGTGCTTATTGTTTTAGGGTGGGCGTACTTCGTGAAATTCTGTTTGGAGATTATCGGAGCTTTCTGGACATATATTATATCATGATCTATAGCTGAATTTTCCTCAATGTCTTCCACACTACAGAGCTTGAAATCGTATCTTGGAGATGATCAGCTAAAGGTGAGCCTACATCATGTGACATTCTTTTGTGCACGGCTGTCGCCGATTCGTTTTGAGGCATTGGTAATGTGGGTATCTGGTCTTTGCAGGACTTTATTAACTTCACTCTTCATTACATTGCGGACTTGGATATCCCAATTAAGAGGTCAGTGCATAATCCTATCCGAGAATCTCCTGGGGTGCGACCTCTTTACTGACAAAGTAAATGTTTTCTCAGGGGTACATTCATAGAGTTCCGGAGTGGAATGATCAATGTGTCGCCTATAGGCAGGAACTGTAGTCAAGAAGAACGTGATGATTTTGAAAAGTATGACAAGGTACAGTCTTGTCTTTCCAAAAGTAGTTATTTTAAAGTTCAGAAAGGGGAGAGTACAATTAGAAAAACTTGGAACTGAACCAACTCTTTTTTTAGGTGCATAACATTCGGCCTAAAATGGTGTCAATCCTTCGCGAAAAGTTTGCACACCTGAATCTGACATTTTCTATTGGAGGGCAGATTAGTTTTGATGTAAGTATTGTAAACTCGTACATATTTGCTAGAAATGTTAATTTTGGTATTTACTACCGCATCACTGAATTCAGGTATTCCCACAAGGCTGGGACAAAACCTACTGCTTGAGATATCTCGAGGAATTTAAAGAGATCCATTTCTTCGGGGACAAAACCTACAAGGTGAGAGATGAAAGCTTTGATTATCCACTACTCCCCCTTGTGCACACAGGATGAGACCAAGCCACTGATAATGCCATCCCATTTAATGCCTAGTACTAACTTAGCTTTAATGTGCCTTTGTTTAGTATTTTGTCTGACCTgtgcttcttttttcttttctttctatttaATAGGGTGGCAATGACCATGAGATATTTGAATCCAGCAGAACAGTTGGGCATACAGGTATGATGGTTATATGTTGTTAAAAGCAACTATTCTCATACTTATGAAATCAATAAGTATTCTTGGATAGGATTAAGTTGAAGGCATCCATGAATGAGCAATTTCACATGATAAGAAAGCCATAGAGATCACATATCCTAAGGGGAGATTTCTTGAATGGCTCGTTagtaaatactccctccgttccataattcttgtctcaaatttgcctaaaaatggatgtatctatattcctaaaaagtgtctagatacatgtaagatttcgacaagaattatggacggaaggagtagtagaGACAGAGAGAACAT contains:
- the LOC100844829 gene encoding elicitor-responsive protein 3, with the protein product MVQGTLEVLLVCAKGLDDSDFFNKMDPYVILTCRSQEQKSTVAKGAGGEPEWNETFVFTVSVGDDDDAPELIVKIMDSDELSADDFVGEATIPLEAVLLEGNLAPAVHRVVKEDEYCGEIKLALTFTPEDHQARARRHGYREEEEEEEVYGGWKLSN
- the PMM gene encoding phosphomannomutase, coding for MAAVKKNAGVLALFDVDGTLTAPRKEVTPEMLEFMRLLRENVTVGVVGGSDLVKISEQLGKSVITDYDYCFSENGLVAHKDGKLIGTQSLKSYLGDDQLKDFINFTLHYIADLDIPIKRGTFIEFRSGMINVSPIGRNCSQEERDDFEKYDKVHNIRPKMVSILREKFAHLNLTFSIGGQISFDVFPQGWDKTYCLRYLEEFKEIHFFGDKTYKGGNDHEIFESSRTVGHTVTSPDDTVEQCRSIFLSK